The window ctcagcaGGGCCAGGATCTCCCTCCTCTGGTCGGCCATGGCCTCATACCgccgtctctcctcctgtctctgccGGAGCGCGGGGACGCTCGGCGGCGGCGCGCGGGGACCCGGAGCGGCGGCGGGGCTGCTGCGCTGCGGCCGGGACACCGGCAGCCTCTGCCGGATGTCTGCGGACACCAGCCGGGACTCCAGCGGCGTTGGGAGGGACAGCGAGCTCCACAGCTGCCTGGCATGGGACACGTCCTCCGGAGAGGAGCCGTCAAACACGGCGAACGTCTTCTCAAAGTCCTCCTGCTCCGGAGCCGCAGACATTTTACTTTTAGGACAAAAAGACTAATTTCACTGGAAAGCAGGACTAAGTTCACCAAACTGATGCAAGTGAAATGAGTGTTTGCCATGGTCACTATGGAAACGAGAGGTCTACGGCAAGCCGGTACAAACAAGAATCAGAGCTCCGCGTAAAGCCTCGAAGAATAATCTGAACATCTGACAGGGTGAACTAAGAAAGATGCCCCTCAAGGAAACtatttactgaaaaaaaaaaaaaaacacgtcacagcgtgttttctgtgctttggAGGCAAACTGATGAGAAGTTGAGAAGATGAGTGTCGTTTTTATTCAGGTACGTACAAGTTTTCTCATTCACATAATAAGTAAAAAAGGCTGCTGTgatataaaaacatgtttttaaagggtCCAGTCATTTTAGGTTTATATCTCAAACTAACAAAATGTCACTTCTGTCATTTCTATATGAAAAGAGACTAAATTTTGGTTtattcttcagtgttttcatcatttttatctgGATGCTGATTGAAGTTAACAAATATTACAGATACTTTTACTACATACGTACACTGTCTGAGTACATGTATTCCACTTCCTCATCAGTCAAACAGTCAAATATAATCACACACAATTATTCaaagcttttaatttgaaggcaGAGCAATTAAacctctcctctcgctctgattggctggctggaCGTCGCTCGTGGCTGCTGCCATCTTCGGAAACGAGGCGGGTCGCGCGCGGCTGCTCCACCCCCAGGTGTCGCGGGCCTGTTTAAAAAgcgtggaggaggaaggagggcatcatcatcatcatcatcaccatcacttCATCTCCCTGACATGCTCCTGTCATCTGCgcgctgaggctgcagctgcacggTGAGTACACCgcttcacttcctcctcagaAAAGACGAGACACCTGGAGCACAGGTAAAGGCTGCTCCTGCTCAAAGGGTCACTTACAAAGGTGGTAATATTATCTAAACATGCAAAGAAACCTGAAGAAGGAGTAAAAACCTGCTTGTTAATATCTCATATTTATGTCACTTCAAAACGAAGCAGAGCAGCAAGATTTACTGTTGAAGAAATATGAGAAGTTTCATTAAAAACCAACAACCTGCAGCATTATCCAGgatgtgtgtgctgtcaggGAGTCAGACAGCTCCAGACTGGTGTTTTAATGATTATTATGGTCTGTTGACTGACTCCCATCCACTTAAATCTTTACATTTCTCAGTGAATTTGCCTGAAATCTTCATTAGAGATGCTCCATATTGATTGGTGCTCACACgcctgctgtttttctcctgtgtgcCGACGGCCACACATGGATGCACCTTGTGACAAGTCACCATTTTGGTGTAAACTGTAAGCTTGGCTGGACACATGAGCTGCACCTTATAAGGTAGTATGCCAGCTAAGTCCCTAGCATCCCTCTTTGGGCTACCAAGCTACCAGGAGCGAAGGGTTAGCCAAACATGGGCATTCCAGCATGGCAGCTCACTTGTTTGATTACTGGGGTtatctgtgtgctgcttttcatgttttattgccTGCTGCTCAACGGGAGGTCAAAGCAGCCTTGTGACCTGCGAGAGGAGACGAGGATAAGTGAGTAAGTAGCTCATTGATGTGCTGAGGCTGTTATCAGCGATAATCTGTCGAGCAGTTCAGTGGAACCgaatgtaaatgtgatgctGGGATGCaaaggcagcagagggagaaagaggtgaTGCTTGTCAGCCGATGTGACGACGCACCAAGAAAAGCTGTGAGTGTTTAAACATCTGCACGTCTGAGCGATTCTGACCGATGTTTTGTCCTTTGCTTCACGTTTTGTGTCGCCGTGCTTCGGCGTTGAATCGACGTGTGGTGACAGCTGTGAGGTCGTCCGCTGATGTTTCCCTCACTGTCAATCAGATCTGATCAGTCAGACCACAAACACCCGAAGAAGAAGGCTGGTTTTTGAGAATTAAACTCCTGATCAATCATTCCTAAAAACTTTTACCGGGGCAGTGCTGGCCTGAAGGTCAGAGACGCGAGCTGTGACCGGCAGGTTGCCGGTTCAATCCCCGGACCGGCAGGTTAAAGAGGTGGAGACCTCCTCCACCCAGAGCAAGGCCCTTAACTCCATCCGCTCCACCCGGATCAGACTGAGGTTGTACTGGTCAGCTTCCAGGTGTCAATGTGTGTCACCACGCAAATGTGATCAGAGCGTtgctgcaaaaaagaaagaaaaaaaaaaaaacttcatcatcatcatcatcatcatcacatcat of the Chaetodon auriga isolate fChaAug3 chromosome 16, fChaAug3.hap1, whole genome shotgun sequence genome contains:
- the hoatz gene encoding cilia- and flagella-associated protein HOATZ yields the protein MSAAPEQEDFEKTFAVFDGSSPEDVSHARQLWSSLSLPTPLESRLVSADIRQRLPVSRPQRSSPAAAPGPRAPPPSVPALRQRQEERRRYEAMADQRREILALLRRQRERRIQKELISVAFKPKVKSQNTLEIQKPSDCEMDQELVRQLQ